One Ensifer adhaerens genomic region harbors:
- a CDS encoding M14 family metallopeptidase, with the protein MTTIFEGAFERTLDTLLTTYGKEAARGTKLEAWLFDDAASRKAAEQKLASFGVKAALRSAYKPLLHFFLEEVDRAALASVVVRYPQHEGAPQNRFLLEAYPLAALVGDAEIRFEAGSAKAFIYDVTLTFRDGRQENHAVFAPNRIDTDFIGETLLSPTGWIRLDEGCDKHRECHLDTDYERLFAGTMQAISDHAWGDSEPYFEELNIRVTLPITDFRLPVGEEVISLREALHEDFYFSLLEVFQKKSGRPLGDRGLKPGQIVPEIVFGVGKPTVVVKARPLQATDVEGETLPLDTAEAPLAVAQIHAELAAIDGQPFEARSRAGRPVKARYHKGSDAPVMISGGQHPNETTGIVGVLRAAQALAARTGSHFTISPLENPDGYAVHQRLRIDNPLHMHHAARYTALGDDLEYRTGAALNEREIRKEAERLTGAQLHVNLHGYPSHEWTRPLSGYVPRGFAMWTLPKGFFLIMRHHAEWEARAEQLIAEVTERLAAVPGLLAYNDAQIALYETHAGETGFRIINGFPCMISVDDRHTAPLTLITEYPDETIYGDAFIAGHEAQKETVLAAYDAFQRIMAVA; encoded by the coding sequence ATGACGACGATTTTCGAAGGCGCCTTCGAGCGCACCCTCGACACGCTTCTGACCACCTACGGCAAGGAGGCCGCCCGCGGAACCAAGCTCGAAGCCTGGTTGTTCGACGATGCTGCCAGCCGCAAGGCTGCCGAACAGAAGCTTGCAAGCTTCGGCGTCAAGGCGGCGCTCAGGAGCGCCTACAAGCCGCTGTTGCATTTCTTCCTGGAAGAAGTGGATCGCGCAGCCCTCGCAAGCGTCGTCGTCCGCTATCCCCAGCATGAGGGCGCGCCTCAGAACCGTTTCCTGCTCGAAGCCTATCCGCTCGCAGCCCTCGTCGGCGATGCCGAGATCCGCTTCGAGGCAGGCAGCGCCAAGGCATTCATCTATGACGTCACGCTTACCTTCCGTGACGGGCGCCAGGAAAACCACGCCGTATTCGCACCGAACCGCATCGACACCGATTTCATCGGCGAGACGCTTTTGTCGCCGACCGGCTGGATCCGCCTCGACGAGGGCTGCGACAAGCATCGCGAATGCCACCTCGATACCGACTATGAGCGGCTTTTTGCCGGCACGATGCAGGCGATCTCCGATCATGCCTGGGGTGACAGCGAGCCCTATTTCGAAGAGCTCAACATCCGCGTGACCCTGCCGATCACCGACTTCCGCCTGCCCGTCGGCGAGGAAGTCATCAGCCTTCGCGAAGCGCTGCACGAGGACTTCTATTTCTCGCTGCTCGAAGTCTTCCAGAAGAAGTCCGGTCGCCCGCTCGGCGACCGCGGCCTGAAGCCCGGCCAGATCGTGCCGGAGATCGTCTTCGGCGTCGGGAAGCCCACCGTCGTCGTCAAGGCGCGGCCGCTGCAGGCGACGGATGTCGAAGGCGAAACCCTGCCGCTCGACACCGCCGAGGCACCGCTGGCGGTGGCGCAGATCCATGCCGAACTCGCCGCGATCGACGGCCAGCCCTTCGAGGCCAGGTCGCGTGCCGGCCGGCCGGTGAAGGCCCGCTATCACAAGGGAAGCGATGCGCCGGTCATGATCAGCGGCGGACAGCATCCGAACGAGACGACCGGCATCGTCGGCGTGCTTCGCGCCGCCCAGGCGCTCGCCGCCCGCACCGGTAGCCACTTCACCATCTCGCCGCTCGAAAACCCCGACGGCTATGCCGTGCACCAGCGGCTGCGCATCGACAACCCGCTGCACATGCACCATGCCGCCCGCTACACCGCCCTTGGCGACGATCTCGAATACCGCACCGGTGCAGCACTCAACGAGCGCGAGATCCGTAAGGAGGCGGAGCGGCTGACCGGCGCGCAGCTGCACGTCAACCTGCACGGCTATCCTTCGCATGAGTGGACGCGGCCGCTTTCGGGCTACGTGCCGCGCGGTTTTGCCATGTGGACCCTGCCTAAGGGCTTCTTCCTGATCATGCGCCACCACGCCGAATGGGAAGCGCGCGCCGAACAGCTGATCGCGGAAGTCACCGAGCGACTTGCGGCCGTTCCGGGCCTGCTCGCCTACAACGACGCCCAGATCGCGCTTTACGAGACGCATGCCGGCGAGACCGGTTTCCGCATCATCAACGGCTTCCCCTGCATGATCTCC